One region of Olleya sp. Hel_I_94 genomic DNA includes:
- a CDS encoding bifunctional nuclease family protein — protein MSLVRLNIKGISYSQTQNGAYALILNELDGDRKLPIVIGAFEAQSIAIALEKEIRPPRPLTHDLFKNFADRFDIVVKQVIIHKLVDGVFYSSLICERDNIEEIIDARTSDAIALALRFDAPIFTYKNILDKAGIYLKVDPTKEEDPDNILIEDIINEELEMEPSQDDYISKTVEELHNLLDEAVTNEDYEKAAKIRDEISKR, from the coding sequence ATGAGTTTAGTCCGATTAAATATAAAAGGCATATCGTATAGCCAAACACAAAATGGCGCTTACGCACTAATTTTAAACGAATTAGATGGCGACCGAAAACTACCAATTGTCATTGGTGCTTTTGAGGCGCAATCCATTGCTATAGCTTTAGAAAAAGAAATAAGACCTCCAAGACCATTAACTCACGATTTATTTAAAAACTTTGCTGACCGCTTTGATATTGTAGTCAAACAAGTCATTATACATAAATTGGTAGATGGTGTTTTCTATTCTTCTTTAATTTGCGAACGCGATAATATTGAAGAAATTATAGATGCTAGAACTAGTGACGCTATAGCCTTAGCTTTACGTTTTGATGCTCCTATTTTTACTTATAAAAACATATTAGATAAAGCAGGAATCTATTTAAAAGTAGATCCCACAAAAGAAGAGGATCCAGATAATATCTTAATTGAAGATATTATTAACGAGGAATTAGAGATGGAACCTTCTCAAGACGATTATATTTCCAAAACAGTAGAAGAATTACACAACCTTCTAGACGAAGCTGTAACTAACGAAGATTACGAAAAAGCAGCTAAAATAAGAGACGAAATCTCTAAACGATAA
- a CDS encoding thymidylate synthase, protein MKQYHDLVQHILEHGNEKGDRTGTGTKSVFGYQMRFDLSEGFPMVTTKKLHLKSIIYELLWFLKGDTNIKYLTENGVKIWNDWADENGDLGPVYGHQWRNWNSDEIDQIKDVIHSLKNNPDSRRMLVSAWNPSVLPDNSKSFSENVANGKAALPPCHAFFQFYVADGKLSCQLYQRSADTFLGVPFNIASYALFTMMMAQVCGYEAGDFIHTFGDAHIYSNHFEQLELQLSRDIRPLPTMKINPDVKDIFEFKFEDFTLENYNPHPHIKGAVAV, encoded by the coding sequence ATGAAACAATACCACGACCTAGTACAACATATATTAGAACACGGAAACGAAAAAGGAGATCGTACAGGAACAGGAACAAAAAGTGTTTTTGGTTATCAAATGCGTTTTGATTTAAGTGAAGGTTTTCCAATGGTAACCACTAAGAAATTACATTTAAAATCCATTATATATGAATTATTATGGTTTTTAAAAGGCGATACAAACATTAAGTATTTAACTGAAAACGGAGTCAAAATCTGGAATGATTGGGCAGATGAGAACGGAGATTTAGGACCTGTTTATGGACACCAATGGAGAAATTGGAATAGTGATGAAATAGACCAAATTAAAGATGTTATACATAGCTTAAAAAACAATCCAGATAGTAGACGTATGTTAGTATCGGCTTGGAATCCTTCAGTATTGCCAGACAACTCAAAAAGTTTTTCAGAAAACGTTGCCAATGGTAAAGCTGCATTACCACCTTGTCATGCTTTTTTTCAGTTTTATGTAGCAGATGGTAAGCTTTCGTGTCAATTATACCAACGTAGTGCTGATACGTTTTTAGGTGTTCCTTTTAATATTGCTTCATATGCATTATTTACTATGATGATGGCTCAAGTTTGTGGTTATGAAGCAGGTGATTTTATACACACCTTTGGAGATGCACATATTTATAGCAATCATTTTGAACAATTAGAATTACAACTTTCTAGAGACATTAGACCATTGCCAACAATGAAAATAAACCCTGATGTTAAAGATATTTTTGAATTTAAATTTGAAGATTTTACCTTAGAAAATTATAATCCACATCCACACATAAAAGGTGCAGTAGCTGTATAA
- a CDS encoding haloacid dehalogenase type II, translating to MKTEQNKRRDFIKKAALASLVAPHLAFSTSDKDNKTPNLDVTPPKVIFFDVNETLLDLTAMKDSVGKILDNRKDLLPLWFTTMLQYSLVSTVGNQYNDFGVIGAAALQMVASNHGITLSETEAKEAILGPIRSLPAHPEVKASLKKLKDAGYILVSFTNSSNKGVETQFKNSGLLDYFDKRLSVEDIGKFKPHADSYRWAARQMKIKPEECLLVAAHGWDIAGALWANWRGAFISRPGAQLYPLADKPEIIAKDLALITEQLIALKYNNN from the coding sequence ATGAAAACTGAACAAAACAAAAGAAGAGATTTTATCAAAAAAGCAGCATTAGCAAGTTTGGTAGCTCCACATTTAGCATTTTCCACTTCTGATAAAGACAATAAAACACCTAATTTAGATGTAACTCCACCTAAAGTCATATTTTTTGATGTCAATGAAACTTTATTAGACTTAACAGCTATGAAAGATAGTGTAGGTAAAATATTAGATAACAGAAAAGATTTATTACCCTTATGGTTTACAACAATGTTACAATATTCATTAGTTAGTACAGTTGGTAATCAATATAACGATTTTGGTGTAATTGGTGCAGCTGCTTTACAAATGGTAGCTTCAAACCACGGAATCACACTATCCGAAACGGAAGCAAAAGAAGCTATTTTGGGGCCAATAAGATCTTTACCAGCACATCCCGAAGTTAAAGCTAGCTTAAAAAAGCTAAAAGATGCAGGATATATATTGGTATCATTTACAAATTCTTCTAACAAAGGTGTCGAAACTCAGTTTAAAAACTCTGGATTACTTGACTATTTTGACAAAAGATTAAGCGTAGAGGATATTGGTAAATTTAAACCTCATGCTGATTCTTATCGTTGGGCTGCAAGACAAATGAAAATAAAACCTGAAGAGTGTCTTTTAGTTGCTGCACATGGTTGGGATATTGCTGGAGCACTTTGGGCAAATTGGCGTGGCGCATTTATAAGCAGACCAGGAGCACAATTGTATCCTTTAGCTGACAAACCAGAAATAATTGCAAAAGATTTAGCTTTAATTACAGAACAATTAATAGCTTTAAAATATAATAACAACTAA
- a CDS encoding isoamylase early set domain-containing protein has translation MAIKKQFLKSKPICKVTFTVPAAGAKKVTVAGNWNEWNTAAEPLKKLKNGTFKGTVNLEAGQAYEFKYVVDGQWENEVEADAYVWSDYAATDNSVIKL, from the coding sequence ATGGCTATTAAGAAACAATTTTTGAAAAGTAAACCAATTTGTAAAGTCACTTTTACTGTTCCTGCAGCAGGAGCAAAGAAAGTTACTGTTGCAGGTAATTGGAATGAATGGAATACTGCAGCCGAACCATTAAAAAAGTTAAAAAACGGAACGTTTAAAGGGACTGTAAATCTAGAAGCTGGTCAGGCTTACGAGTTTAAATATGTTGTTGATGGACAATGGGAAAACGAAGTCGAGGCAGACGCTTATGTATGGAGTGATTATGCAGCCACAGATAATAGTGTTATAAAGTTATAA
- a CDS encoding NupC/NupG family nucleoside CNT transporter, translated as MKHFALAIVATLISITSIFAQDIEKDWQLEASKTKLDSTSTNLLVNDVLTLKEGAFTHNNQTGDYLFQNNVLVFYYDTPADVTKRLKVQTLTDSTLVFKEKQNVYSFKIKEKTAAQLAVSEANKIIPSEGFSFNSLWRGALGMVALIFISFLFSSNRKAIDWKIVGIGLAFQLLIAIGVLKVEFIKTAFEFVGGLFISVLDFTRAGSKFLFEGLVVDMDTFGFIFAFQVLPTIIFFSALTSLLFYLGIIQRVVKAMAWLLSKALKISGAESLSVAGNIFLGQTEAPLLIKAYLEKMTKSEMLLVMIGGMATVAGAVLAAYIGFLGGDDEALRLFYAKHLLAASVMAAPGAIVISKILFPQTEEVNTDVEVSQDKIGSNILDAIANGTTEGLKLAVNVGAMLLVFVAFIAMVNGILGWVGDVTSLNEWIEHNTSYTALSLELILGYIFAPLMWLIGVAQTDMALMGQLLGIKLAASEFVGYIQLAELKDVAQATHLTYEKSIIMATYMLCGFANFASIGIQIGGIGSLAPGQRKTLSKFGMKALLGGTIASLISATIAGMIIG; from the coding sequence ATGAAACATTTTGCACTTGCTATTGTAGCGACCCTAATAAGTATTACGTCTATTTTTGCCCAAGACATTGAAAAAGATTGGCAACTCGAGGCAAGCAAAACAAAACTAGACTCTACAAGTACTAACCTTTTGGTTAATGACGTACTTACTTTAAAAGAAGGTGCATTTACGCACAATAATCAAACGGGAGATTATCTATTTCAAAATAATGTATTAGTTTTTTATTACGATACACCAGCAGATGTAACTAAACGACTTAAAGTACAAACACTAACAGACTCTACATTAGTATTTAAAGAAAAACAAAATGTCTATTCTTTTAAAATAAAAGAAAAAACAGCTGCTCAGCTAGCAGTATCAGAAGCTAATAAAATTATACCAAGCGAAGGATTTTCGTTTAATAGTTTATGGCGTGGTGCCTTAGGTATGGTAGCCCTAATTTTTATCTCGTTTTTATTTAGTAGTAATCGTAAAGCAATCGATTGGAAGATTGTTGGAATAGGTTTAGCCTTCCAGCTATTAATTGCTATTGGTGTTTTAAAAGTTGAATTTATTAAAACTGCTTTCGAGTTTGTTGGTGGTTTATTTATAAGTGTATTAGATTTTACCAGAGCAGGAAGTAAATTTCTATTTGAAGGTTTAGTGGTAGATATGGATACCTTTGGATTTATTTTTGCTTTTCAAGTTTTACCAACTATTATATTCTTCTCTGCATTAACGTCTTTATTATTTTATTTAGGTATTATCCAACGTGTAGTAAAAGCTATGGCTTGGCTATTATCTAAAGCACTTAAAATATCTGGAGCAGAAAGTTTAAGTGTAGCAGGAAATATCTTTTTAGGCCAAACAGAAGCTCCTTTACTTATTAAGGCATACCTAGAAAAAATGACTAAATCAGAAATGCTATTAGTTATGATTGGTGGTATGGCAACAGTTGCAGGAGCAGTACTTGCTGCCTACATAGGCTTCTTAGGAGGAGATGATGAAGCTTTAAGATTATTTTATGCTAAGCACCTATTAGCAGCATCTGTAATGGCAGCTCCAGGAGCGATAGTAATCTCAAAAATACTATTTCCACAAACAGAAGAGGTAAACACTGACGTTGAAGTGTCTCAAGATAAAATAGGATCAAACATTTTAGATGCTATAGCAAACGGAACGACTGAAGGATTAAAATTAGCTGTTAATGTTGGTGCCATGCTATTAGTTTTTGTTGCATTTATTGCAATGGTTAACGGAATCCTTGGATGGGTTGGAGATGTTACTTCTTTAAACGAATGGATTGAACATAATACAAGCTACACTGCCTTATCATTAGAGCTTATTTTGGGTTACATATTTGCACCTTTAATGTGGTTAATTGGTGTTGCACAAACAGATATGGCACTTATGGGACAGTTATTAGGTATTAAATTAGCAGCAAGTGAGTTTGTTGGATACATCCAATTAGCAGAACTTAAAGACGTTGCCCAAGCAACACACTTAACTTACGAAAAATCTATAATTATGGCAACGTATATGCTTTGTGGTTTCGCCAACTTTGCATCTATAGGAATTCAAATTGGTGGCATTGGATCATTAGCTCCAGGACAACGTAAAACGTTATCTAAATTTGGAATGAAAGCATTATTGGGAGGTACTATAGCCTCACTAATTTCTGCTACAATTGCTGGTATGATTATTGGATAG
- a CDS encoding dihydrofolate reductase, protein MFGLKKKEKPQIDKEQLELIKNAQRRIKQKKRLYAHFVIFLIGAVFLIVANTVLGIGKDTKFFGINWFVFAIMAWLFIFLYHVFNVFVTSKFMGKEWEDQQLAKLVNKQNVRIEKLKLQVEKEDLTIAKSEVFNKQQTKAINNLTMIVAAGENNEIGKNNDLIWHLRDDLKRFKALTSSHYIIMGRKTFESFPKPLPNRTHIVISRQSNYKAPEGIIVVGSIEEAINLAKNDSQPFIIGGGEIYKLAMPYASKIELTRVHSNFDADTFFPEIDRTQWKETANTFHKKDENHEFEFSFLTFQRV, encoded by the coding sequence ATGTTTGGATTAAAGAAAAAAGAAAAACCGCAAATAGATAAAGAACAGTTAGAATTAATAAAAAATGCACAACGCAGGATTAAGCAAAAAAAGCGATTATACGCTCATTTTGTAATTTTCTTAATTGGGGCAGTTTTTTTAATAGTTGCAAATACAGTTTTAGGCATTGGCAAAGACACTAAGTTTTTTGGCATTAATTGGTTTGTATTTGCCATAATGGCTTGGTTATTTATCTTTTTATACCATGTATTTAATGTGTTTGTAACCTCTAAATTTATGGGTAAAGAATGGGAAGATCAACAGTTAGCCAAACTTGTAAATAAACAAAACGTTAGAATAGAAAAACTTAAACTACAAGTTGAAAAAGAAGATCTAACCATTGCTAAAAGTGAAGTTTTTAATAAACAACAAACTAAAGCTATAAACAATCTAACCATGATTGTTGCTGCTGGCGAAAATAATGAAATTGGTAAAAACAACGACCTTATATGGCATTTACGCGACGATTTAAAACGTTTTAAGGCCTTAACTTCTAGTCACTACATTATTATGGGTCGCAAAACGTTTGAGAGCTTTCCAAAGCCACTACCAAATCGTACTCATATAGTAATATCTAGGCAATCTAATTATAAAGCACCTGAAGGTATCATAGTTGTTGGTAGTATAGAAGAAGCTATTAACTTAGCTAAAAATGATTCGCAACCCTTTATAATTGGTGGAGGAGAAATTTATAAACTAGCCATGCCTTATGCGTCCAAAATTGAATTAACTCGTGTACATTCTAATTTTGATGCAGACACCTTTTTTCCTGAAATTGATAGGACACAATGGAAAGAAACCGCAAACACCTTTCATAAAAAAGATGAAAATCATGAATTTGAATTTTCTTTTTTAACTTTCCAAAGAGTGTAA
- a CDS encoding TetR/AcrR family transcriptional regulator, translated as MLQNEKSELTKQIILDESFKLFYENGFKTTSVDKIMKATNLTKGAFYHHYKNKKELGLAVISLKVQKRVYKGMIDPLFQSGNAIQILETTFLERLKSFPVYEKQHGCPMNNFINEVGDLEIAYQLVLRRIIDDWKKALIQLIERGQYENTIKKNISSNAIAVYLISAFEGIRGIRKLYNNDDILEEYITGLSLYINQIKT; from the coding sequence ATGCTGCAAAACGAAAAATCAGAACTTACCAAACAAATTATTTTAGACGAATCGTTTAAGCTGTTTTATGAAAACGGTTTTAAAACCACGAGTGTTGACAAAATAATGAAGGCAACCAACTTAACTAAAGGTGCTTTTTACCATCACTATAAAAACAAAAAAGAACTTGGACTTGCAGTGATAAGTTTAAAAGTGCAAAAAAGAGTTTATAAGGGTATGATTGATCCTTTGTTCCAATCTGGAAATGCAATACAGATTTTAGAAACAACATTTTTAGAGCGTTTAAAATCTTTTCCTGTTTATGAAAAGCAACATGGCTGTCCAATGAATAATTTTATAAATGAAGTTGGAGATTTAGAAATAGCCTATCAACTAGTATTAAGACGAATTATTGATGATTGGAAAAAAGCATTAATACAGCTAATTGAAAGAGGTCAATATGAAAACACTATTAAAAAAAACATATCAAGCAATGCAATTGCAGTTTATTTAATCAGTGCTTTTGAAGGGATTCGAGGTATAAGAAAATTGTACAATAACGATGACATCCTTGAAGAGTACATTACAGGCTTATCATTATACATAAATCAAATAAAAACTTAA